The stretch of DNA TTTTGTCAACATTGGTAACCGTCAACTTTCCAGCAGAAGCGGCAACCAGGTCAGCACGCACTGCATTGGCCTGTTCAGTCTCGGTAATACTAAATTGGGAGAGCTTGTCACCATGATAGCGAGCCAGCTTGGCAGAGAAGTCGGGGGTGTCGGCTTCAATGCTCCAGTATTCACGGGACTGGAACTTTTCAATCTCCAGCTCACGCTCAACGATCATCCGCAGTGCCGGACTCTGAACGCGGCCGGCAGAGAGACCCCTACGTATTTTTTTCCACAAAAGGGGAGAGAGGTTAAAGCCAACCAGATAGTCCAACGCACGGCGGCTCTGCTGCGCGTTCACTAGATCCATCGAGAGCTCGCGAGGGTGCTTTATGGCCTCTTGAATCGCACGCTTGGTGATTTCGTGAAAAACTACCCGCGCACACTTTTTCCCTTTTAGCGCGCCCTCCTTCTCCAACAGGTCATACAGGTGCCAGGATATCGCTTCACCCTCGCGATCCGGATCCGTTGCCAGTAACAGAGTATCTGCCTTTTTCATCGCTTTGCGAATAGCATCAACATGTCGCTGATTTTTTTCAATAACCTGATACTTCATAGTGAAGTTTTCAGTATCGACAGCACCCTCTTTGGGCAACAGATCACGCACATGCCCATAGGATGCAAGCACATAATAATCTTTACCGAGGTACTTATTTATTGTCTTCGCTTTGGCGGGCGATTCGACGATAACGAGTTTTGAGGCCATAAGTAGGTTGTGATTCTTTGTGAGAGATGTCCGCTGCCTAAACCGGCAGCACTATAGGTATCGGGTGTTCAAAAACAGTGCAAAGAGCCGCCTAATGAACGGCGCTCTCATTTTCCTGGAAGACAATGTTCTCCATCCATGCAAATTCAGCCTCTTGTCCAGGCCGGTTGTAGAGTACCAGCATCACAATCCATTTCACTTGATCAAGCTCAATTTCATCGCTCTCCAGTGCCATGATGCGATCCAGCACCAGCTCCCGCGAAATAGCATCTAGAATACCAAACGCTTCCATTGAGATAAGGAACCCCTGACAACTCAAGTCAAGCCGCGAACACTCGTAACTGCTAAAGATGCGAGTGGCCTGGCCAGGGCGTTTTGGTAACGATGGGCTAATACCCTCCAAGTCACTCAAGCCCTCTAACCAGCAGAACGCCTTATGGATTTGCTGTGGTTCAAAGCCGGCTTCAGCCAGCTCATCTTGTAGTGTCGCCTGATCCGCTTCCGGGCCGTCACTTTCAAGGTGATTTTCAAAGAGATAGATAAGGATATCCAGTACATTTTCTTTCATTTAGTCACCTTTTCAGGAAGCTTGTAATAGCGTCCCGCGGAGGATACAACGAGGTCATTTAGCTCTAGCTGTATCAGCATGGAGGAAATTTGTTCCGCCGTCAATCCACAGCGCGCAATCAATTCGTCCACTGAAACGGGGTCATCGCCAATATTCTTCAAAAGCAGCTCCAGTGACTCATCCAACTGCACATTTAAACCGCTTTCCGGTGGTTCAGTTTTCGATGATAGAAAAGGTGATAGCTGAACATCAATCTCTTGTAAAATATCTGATAGCGACTCAACCAGTTTTGCCCCGTCACGCAGCAGCTGATGGCACCCTTTGCTCATCGGGTTATGGATTGAACCCGGTATTGCAAACACCTCACGCCCCTGCTCGGCAGCTAGGCGCGCACTGATCAGCGAGCCACTTGCTAAGCCCGCCTCAACCACCAGCACGCCGAGTGACAAACCACTGATAATACGGTTGCGGCGGGGGAAGTTCCCAGGATTGGGAGTGGTGCCCAGCGGGAACTCTGAAATCACCACGCCTGATTCAATAATTTGCCGCGCTAAAGCGTGATTACTGCGCGGGTAGAGAATATCCAGACCGGTACCCGTGACCGCAATCGTCTGCCCCTGCGAACTGAGCGCTCCTTTATGCGCTTCTGCATCGACACCCATCGCCAGGCCACTGGTAATAATCAGACCTGCCTGGCTCAGCGCATACGCAAAGTTATACGCATTTTGCAGACCTTGAGGTGTGGGATTTCGACTCCCCACAATGGCTATTTGGGGATCTTTCAGCAGGTCAACATCACCCTTGGCAAACAACAGAGGCGGGGGATCTGC from Gammaproteobacteria bacterium encodes:
- a CDS encoding DUF494 domain-containing protein is translated as MKENVLDILIYLFENHLESDGPEADQATLQDELAEAGFEPQQIHKAFCWLEGLSDLEGISPSLPKRPGQATRIFSSYECSRLDLSCQGFLISMEAFGILDAISRELVLDRIMALESDEIELDQVKWIVMLVLYNRPGQEAEFAWMENIVFQENESAVH
- the dprA gene encoding DNA-processing protein DprA gives rise to the protein MDEIRYWLELLHTPTIGPRRYRAILEHIDTPERLFSGGHDELLSKLPQRAQAYIKNPGWKRTEKALLWAEQPACHIIPLSSPDYPSLLKQIADPPPLLFAKGDVDLLKDPQIAIVGSRNPTPQGLQNAYNFAYALSQAGLIITSGLAMGVDAEAHKGALSSQGQTIAVTGTGLDILYPRSNHALARQIIESGVVISEFPLGTTPNPGNFPRRNRIISGLSLGVLVVEAGLASGSLISARLAAEQGREVFAIPGSIHNPMSKGCHQLLRDGAKLVESLSDILQEIDVQLSPFLSSKTEPPESGLNVQLDESLELLLKNIGDDPVSVDELIARCGLTAEQISSMLIQLELNDLVVSSAGRYYKLPEKVTK